A section of the Bacillus pumilus genome encodes:
- a CDS encoding 3-hydroxyacyl-CoA dehydrogenase/enoyl-CoA hydratase family protein → MGKHIRKAAVIGSGVMGSGIAAHLANIGIPVTLLDIVPNELTKEETAKKRTLDHPSVRNRLSQEAMEKLLKQKPAPLTSAKNLSYITPGNLTDHLSLLHEADWIIEVVTEKLSIKKHVFSLIDEHRKEGSIVSSNTSGISVEKMAEGRSEDFKRHFLGTHFFNPARYLKLLEIIPIQETDPEVLQFMKTFGEDVLGKGVVEAKDTPNFIANRIGTYGLLVTVREMLENKYTIGEVDSVTGPLIGRPKSATFRTLDVVGLDTFFHVARNVYDQVEGKEKDIFQLPEFIERMLEKGWIGSKAGQGFYQKNGKAILEIDPVTLTYGERTKLKDPGIEMAKQQKGTKAKLKALIYQDGRAGQLLWNMTAPVLLYSAQLTGEIADDIQSIDNAMKWGFGWQHGPFELWDAIGVKKAVDRMEAEGHSIPQWVQDMLSEGHDTFYQENADGERSFYHNGAYEQEKGNEKNISLARLKKKHGVIFKNAGASLIDIGDDVALLEFHSKSNAIGLDVIDMINRAVDEVEQNYRGLVIGNQGKNFCVGANLALILMEAQDDNFFEIDFVIRRFQQAMMKVKYSDRPVVAAPFGMTLGGGTEVCLPAAAIQASSEAYMGLVEAGVGLIPGGGGNKELYLRHLQGAAKPSETAIQDATLKTFETIAMAKVSTSAEEARDMNMLRASDRISMNGDHLIYDAKQLVLSLDEAGYRAPLKQKVPVMGETGYAAMILAAENMRLSGYISEHDMTIVKKLAHVISGGKLPFGTEVEEQYLLELEREAFLSLVGEVKSQARMQHMLVKGKPLRN, encoded by the coding sequence ATGGGCAAACATATTCGCAAGGCAGCTGTCATTGGTTCAGGTGTCATGGGTTCAGGCATTGCTGCGCATCTAGCCAATATCGGGATACCAGTCACATTGCTAGATATTGTGCCAAACGAACTGACAAAGGAAGAAACGGCAAAAAAGCGAACGCTTGATCACCCTAGTGTTCGGAATAGATTAAGTCAAGAAGCGATGGAAAAATTATTAAAGCAAAAGCCAGCACCTCTTACTTCAGCAAAAAACCTATCATACATCACACCGGGAAATCTCACAGACCACCTTTCCTTATTACATGAAGCTGACTGGATTATTGAAGTCGTTACTGAAAAGCTCAGCATCAAAAAGCACGTATTCTCTCTCATCGACGAACACCGCAAAGAAGGCAGTATCGTATCAAGCAATACATCCGGAATTTCGGTTGAAAAAATGGCAGAAGGCCGATCAGAGGATTTTAAACGCCACTTTTTAGGCACACATTTTTTTAACCCAGCTCGTTATTTAAAGCTTTTAGAAATCATTCCTATTCAAGAAACAGATCCAGAAGTACTTCAATTTATGAAAACGTTTGGCGAGGATGTACTTGGGAAAGGCGTCGTTGAAGCGAAAGATACGCCGAACTTTATTGCCAATCGCATTGGTACTTATGGACTCCTTGTAACAGTGCGTGAAATGCTTGAAAACAAATACACCATTGGAGAGGTGGATTCGGTCACAGGACCCCTCATTGGAAGACCGAAGAGTGCGACGTTCCGTACACTTGATGTCGTAGGGCTCGACACGTTTTTCCATGTAGCCCGCAACGTATATGACCAAGTCGAAGGTAAGGAAAAAGATATTTTCCAGCTGCCTGAGTTTATTGAAAGAATGCTTGAAAAAGGATGGATTGGCAGCAAGGCAGGGCAAGGGTTTTATCAAAAAAATGGAAAGGCCATTTTAGAAATTGATCCTGTGACTCTCACATACGGAGAACGAACGAAGCTGAAAGATCCAGGCATTGAGATGGCGAAGCAGCAAAAGGGAACGAAAGCGAAATTGAAAGCGCTTATTTATCAAGATGGGCGTGCAGGCCAATTGCTCTGGAACATGACGGCACCTGTGCTCCTTTATTCAGCTCAGTTAACAGGCGAAATTGCGGATGATATCCAGTCCATCGATAACGCAATGAAATGGGGATTTGGCTGGCAGCACGGTCCATTTGAGCTCTGGGATGCAATTGGTGTGAAAAAAGCAGTCGATCGCATGGAAGCAGAAGGTCACAGCATCCCGCAGTGGGTGCAAGACATGCTGTCAGAAGGACACGACACATTCTATCAAGAGAATGCAGATGGAGAGCGCTCGTTTTATCACAACGGGGCTTATGAACAGGAAAAAGGAAACGAAAAGAATATTTCCTTAGCGAGATTGAAAAAGAAACACGGCGTGATTTTTAAAAATGCTGGTGCGAGCTTGATTGATATCGGTGACGATGTCGCCTTGCTCGAATTTCACTCCAAAAGCAATGCCATTGGACTAGATGTCATTGACATGATCAATCGCGCTGTCGATGAGGTGGAACAGAATTATAGAGGGCTTGTCATCGGAAACCAAGGCAAGAACTTCTGTGTTGGTGCCAACCTTGCGTTGATTTTAATGGAAGCTCAGGACGATAATTTCTTTGAAATTGACTTTGTGATCCGCCGCTTCCAACAGGCAATGATGAAGGTGAAATATAGCGACCGTCCAGTCGTTGCTGCACCGTTCGGTATGACACTCGGAGGCGGAACAGAGGTTTGTCTGCCGGCCGCAGCTATTCAGGCGTCCAGTGAAGCATACATGGGTCTTGTCGAAGCGGGAGTAGGGCTGATTCCAGGCGGCGGTGGAAACAAAGAATTATATCTTCGCCATCTGCAAGGGGCAGCTAAGCCGTCAGAGACCGCTATACAAGATGCCACGCTGAAAACATTTGAAACCATTGCAATGGCTAAAGTATCCACTTCGGCAGAGGAAGCGCGGGATATGAACATGCTGCGCGCGAGTGACCGAATCAGTATGAACGGTGATCACCTGATCTATGATGCGAAACAACTTGTGCTCTCTCTTGATGAAGCAGGTTATCGTGCGCCGCTCAAGCAAAAGGTGCCCGTCATGGGAGAAACAGGCTATGCAGCAATGATATTGGCGGCTGAAAATATGAGATTGTCTGGATACATTTCAGAGCATGACATGACCATTGTTAAAAAATTAGCTCATGTTATTTCCGGCGGAAAACTGCCATTTGGAACAGAGGTAGAGGAGCAATACTTATTAGAGCTTGAAAGAGAAGCATTTTTAAGTCTTGTAGGAGAAGTAAAATCACAAGCACGCATGCAGCACATGCTCGTCAAAGGAAAACCTTTACGTAACTAA
- a CDS encoding ABC transporter ATP-binding protein: MSAISTEGLSLGYGETMIIDELNVSIPKGEITVFIGSNGCGKSTLLRSLARLMKPMGGSVLLEGHSIAKLPTKEVAKQLAILPQGPEAPEGLTVHQLVKQGRYPYQNWLKQWSKQDEEAVNRALKSTKMEDLADRTVDSLSGGQRQRAWIAMTLAQETDIILLDEPTTYLDMTHQIEILDLLFDLNEKEQRTIVMVLHDLNLACRYAHHLVAIKDKTIYAEGRPETVINCDLVKNVFDMNCQVTTDPLFGTPLCIPHGRGRCIVQQAQAETFLAAR, translated from the coding sequence ATGAGTGCCATTTCTACTGAAGGTTTAAGCTTAGGCTACGGAGAAACAATGATCATAGATGAACTAAATGTATCGATCCCTAAGGGTGAAATCACAGTATTTATTGGCAGCAATGGATGCGGTAAATCCACGCTACTTCGCTCTTTGGCCCGTCTCATGAAGCCAATGGGTGGTTCTGTCCTGCTTGAAGGTCATTCCATTGCAAAATTACCAACAAAGGAAGTAGCGAAACAGCTTGCTATTCTTCCGCAAGGACCAGAAGCGCCAGAAGGATTAACCGTGCATCAGCTAGTGAAGCAAGGCAGATATCCTTATCAAAATTGGCTGAAGCAGTGGTCAAAGCAAGACGAGGAAGCAGTGAATCGTGCTTTGAAGTCAACGAAGATGGAAGACCTTGCTGATCGAACGGTCGATTCATTATCAGGTGGACAAAGACAGCGTGCATGGATTGCGATGACGTTAGCGCAGGAGACGGATATCATCTTGTTAGATGAGCCGACGACGTATTTAGACATGACGCATCAAATTGAAATTCTTGACCTTCTGTTTGACTTAAATGAAAAAGAGCAGCGCACGATTGTCATGGTCCTTCATGACCTGAATCTCGCATGTAGATATGCTCATCACCTTGTAGCGATTAAAGACAAGACGATTTATGCAGAAGGAAGACCAGAAACGGTCATTAATTGTGATCTTGTGAAAAATGTCTTTGATATGAACTGCCAAGTGACAACAGATCCTTTATTCGGAACGCCATTATGTATTCCGCATGGCAGAGGACGCTGTATTGTGCAGCAAGCGCAAGCGGAGACATTTCTCGCTGCAAGATAA
- a CDS encoding YuzL family protein: MSRLKKNPSKAGVSAASVKGNAGPSQEADLGGKKTSQNQQYKKNQ, encoded by the coding sequence ATGTCTCGTTTGAAGAAAAATCCATCGAAAGCAGGCGTAAGTGCTGCAAGTGTAAAAGGAAACGCAGGTCCATCACAGGAAGCAGACCTAGGCGGAAAAAAGACCAGTCAAAATCAGCAATATAAAAAGAATCAGTAA
- a CDS encoding DUF6973 domain-containing protein: MYKKSLLIIFFSLVLSTLFFKGNIAVAEVNSLDNKKVISSLNKTAQSRASTKFFYESIRNNIMTYFDMFENREINEKELEKLIKENISPALKNSDDQVALELSEEKSKINTISIKSSYVEYSLGKLGANAKEINLFAKHPHNAAKTKNIADVASREAAKRYSKYTLWQGNGDAYRHALWNAIMTKNISRDWAYQVGYAHENLKPGEKAPDLDTKMDITNNYRGRLDGTTYKDYNDVQLTQIVADTVSKGKKVRIRTYTSGKADRVLDGVKTKYVNKFVETTSGGRKR, from the coding sequence ATGTACAAAAAAAGCTTATTAATAATATTTTTTTCTTTGGTTTTATCAACATTATTTTTTAAGGGAAATATTGCAGTTGCAGAAGTAAATTCTTTAGATAATAAAAAAGTAATTTCTTCACTAAATAAAACTGCACAATCAAGGGCATCCACAAAATTTTTCTATGAAAGTATTAGAAATAACATAATGACATATTTTGATATGTTCGAAAACAGAGAGATCAACGAAAAAGAATTAGAAAAATTAATTAAAGAAAACATTTCCCCAGCCTTAAAAAATTCTGACGATCAAGTTGCTCTTGAATTAAGTGAAGAAAAATCAAAAATAAATACAATATCTATAAAAAGCTCCTATGTTGAATATTCATTAGGCAAATTAGGTGCTAATGCTAAAGAAATTAACCTTTTTGCAAAACATCCTCATAATGCTGCCAAAACTAAAAACATTGCAGATGTCGCTTCAAGAGAAGCTGCAAAACGATATTCTAAGTATACGCTATGGCAAGGGAATGGGGACGCTTATAGACACGCTTTATGGAATGCCATAATGACTAAAAATATCAGTAGGGATTGGGCTTACCAAGTAGGTTATGCACACGAAAATTTAAAACCCGGTGAAAAGGCTCCTGATTTGGATACAAAAATGGATATCACCAACAATTATAGAGGTAGGCTTGATGGAACTACATATAAAGACTATAATGATGTTCAGTTAACTCAAATCGTTGCTGATACAGTATCTAAAGGAAAAAAAGTTCGCATACGAACTTACACTTCAGGTAAAGCAGACAGAGTTTTAGATGGCGTTAAAACAAAGTATGTAAATAAATTTGTTGAAACAACTTCAGGTGGAAGAAAAAGATAG
- a CDS encoding YusU family protein codes for MGNELDEKLEGLLEKYTELLLGESTDALKQEVKQWIIYSHIAKSMPPLAKHFNETYPEAKEEIKHTIQRIKQLNEAHRANKGKF; via the coding sequence ATGGGAAATGAACTAGATGAAAAGCTGGAAGGCTTGCTTGAGAAATATACTGAGCTGCTGCTCGGCGAATCAACAGACGCACTGAAACAAGAGGTGAAACAGTGGATCATCTATTCTCATATTGCCAAAAGTATGCCGCCTCTAGCAAAGCATTTCAATGAAACATATCCAGAAGCAAAAGAAGAAATCAAACACACGATTCAACGAATCAAACAGTTGAACGAAGCTCATCGCGCCAATAAAGGTAAATTTTAA
- a CDS encoding spore coat protein, translated as MEQQNQQKIGNPQTPVPTTTNMNDRDFVTDLLSTEKYMTSGYNTALNEFSHESLYQDIQRIALETQKTQRHLYDVMFRYGWYSVEAAEEQKLQQAHQKFQQTLTDQSPYGPSQMS; from the coding sequence ATGGAACAACAAAACCAACAAAAAATCGGGAATCCTCAAACTCCGGTTCCCACGACAACAAACATGAATGATCGTGATTTTGTCACAGATCTCTTGTCGACTGAAAAATATATGACAAGCGGATACAACACAGCGCTCAACGAATTCAGTCATGAATCCCTTTATCAGGATATTCAGCGAATTGCGCTAGAAACTCAGAAAACACAAAGACATTTATATGATGTCATGTTCCGATATGGATGGTATTCTGTTGAAGCCGCTGAAGAGCAAAAACTCCAGCAGGCACACCAGAAGTTCCAGCAAACACTGACAGATCAATCTCCATACGGACCATCACAAATGTCATAA